A stretch of the Vulcanisaeta souniana JCM 11219 genome encodes the following:
- a CDS encoding DHH family phosphoesterase produces MVYQLEKLKELLRSTQRACVITHRHADLDAFACGFAAKELMNKLGLQAFLTIPEGLSHEVKTFLNKLNINYDNSNNCDASSDLIILVDVSTYAQLNEYREVIGGKTVVIFDHHEVHNISPALAVINPSATSCSEVIAEVSRGLGVALSSDTATLLIGGILSDSGRLSRARPETFEVMAWLLKLSGRDYRDIINAMTEEISFSERMARIKGLLRMKAYRINDYIICLSNVNAYESSLADTMIRSGCDVALVASEHENEVRLIGRSNKRILEKLSLAEVFNGLAQYFNGEGGGHAMAAALSIKAKINTNTLLIKALNNIEQKLGDKSTRVTI; encoded by the coding sequence TTGGTTTATCAATTGGAGAAATTGAAAGAGTTGCTGAGGAGTACGCAAAGAGCCTGCGTAATAACGCATAGACATGCCGACCTGGATGCATTTGCATGTGGCTTTGCAGCCAAGGAATTAATGAACAAACTAGGTCTGCAAGCGTTTCTCACCATACCCGAGGGATTATCCCACGAGGTTAAGACCTTCCTAAATAAGCTCAACATTAATTATGATAATTCAAACAATTGCGATGCATCATCAGATCTAATAATCTTGGTTGATGTAAGTACATATGCCCAACTAAATGAGTATAGGGAGGTGATTGGCGGCAAAACTGTGGTTATTTTCGATCATCATGAAGTACATAACATAAGCCCCGCATTAGCCGTAATTAACCCAAGCGCCACGAGCTGCTCCGAGGTCATCGCAGAGGTGTCTAGGGGGTTGGGAGTCGCATTGAGTAGTGACACCGCGACACTGCTGATTGGTGGCATCCTAAGCGATAGTGGTAGATTGAGTAGGGCTAGACCTGAGACCTTTGAGGTGATGGCTTGGCTACTCAAGTTATCAGGTAGGGATTATAGGGACATAATTAATGCAATGACTGAGGAAATATCCTTTTCCGAGAGGATGGCCAGGATCAAGGGACTACTGAGGATGAAAGCTTACAGAATCAATGACTACATAATATGCCTAAGCAATGTAAATGCCTATGAATCCTCACTGGCCGACACAATGATTAGGTCAGGTTGCGACGTGGCGCTGGTGGCCTCAGAGCATGAAAATGAGGTCAGGTTGATTGGTAGAAGCAACAAGAGAATCCTGGAGAAATTATCCCTAGCCGAGGTCTTCAATGGATTAGCGCAATACTTCAATGGGGAGGGAGGCGGGCATGCAATGGCTGCTGCCCTGAGTATTAAGGCAAAGATTAATACCAATACATTGCTAATAAAGGCGTTGAATAATATAGAGCAGAAACTTGGTGATAAATCAACAAGAGTAACAATTTGA
- a CDS encoding DUF3194 domain-containing protein: protein MSTSEALNEIANVVAEEVYRYLMHKLPDRLLEDVVINVGFTDPTNYTLEISIDVSANPLLSGLDSIINSAIEFGFKIADYLMDKFKRGELVGLSIGEIERVAEEYAKSLRNNA from the coding sequence ATGAGCACCAGTGAAGCACTTAATGAAATAGCCAATGTAGTTGCAGAGGAGGTATATAGATACTTAATGCATAAGCTTCCTGATAGATTGCTCGAGGATGTTGTTATTAACGTGGGCTTCACGGACCCTACTAATTACACGCTGGAGATAAGTATTGATGTCTCCGCAAACCCATTACTGAGTGGTCTTGATAGTATTATAAATAGTGCCATTGAGTTTGGGTTTAAAATAGCGGATTACCTAATGGATAAGTTTAAGAGGGGTGAATTGGTTGGTTTATCAATTGGAGAAATTGAAAGAGTTGCTGAGGAGTACGCAAAGAGCCTGCGTAATAACGCATAG
- a CDS encoding prefoldin subunit beta produces the protein MSSLPPSLQSDLEKLQALQDQLNGVRVRKQQFEGELKEIERAISEIEKVPAENKVYKIVGSFLVLVTKDQALQELKDRKELLELHIKTLSRQESMLMKQIEDLKTQINDALAKLQGGAGGVAKGGG, from the coding sequence ATGAGTTCATTACCGCCATCACTTCAGTCGGACCTGGAGAAATTGCAGGCACTGCAGGATCAGTTAAATGGCGTTAGGGTTAGGAAGCAACAGTTCGAGGGCGAACTTAAGGAAATTGAGAGAGCTATTTCTGAAATTGAGAAAGTCCCTGCGGAGAACAAGGTCTATAAGATAGTTGGTTCCTTCCTTGTTTTGGTCACTAAGGACCAGGCGCTTCAGGAACTTAAGGATAGGAAGGAACTACTTGAGCTTCACATAAAGACGCTGTCAAGGCAGGAAAGCATGTTAATGAAGCAGATAGAGGACTTAAAGACCCAGATCAATGATGCACTGGCTAAGTTGCAGGGAGGCGCCGGCGGAGTGGCTAAGGGCGGTGGTTAA
- a CDS encoding KEOPS complex subunit Pcc1, which yields MSECLFRAVFSLRDTDKDLIIKSFKTLEREMRFSRGFVSIGADDDGVTIVVCARDLSSLRSLVNGVMKSLYLIFEAVNLGA from the coding sequence TTGAGTGAGTGCTTGTTTAGGGCCGTGTTTTCATTGAGGGATACCGATAAGGATTTAATCATTAAATCATTCAAGACATTGGAGAGGGAGATGAGGTTTAGCAGAGGTTTTGTAAGTATTGGTGCCGATGACGATGGCGTAACCATAGTAGTGTGCGCTAGGGATTTGTCAAGCCTAAGGAGCTTAGTTAATGGAGTTATGAAGTCGCTGTATTTAATTTTCGAGGCCGTTAACCTAGGCGCTTGA
- a CDS encoding Brix domain-containing protein yields MGIVVLTSSRNAGTRMRQFLNELEVVIPNAVKVNRGRLSIVEVAGRAFSLGADKILYIGSRGGNPGFIRFLRIRNGLIEVMPYFIKILGVKLLVDMPVGVKSVRKAQSGIIVSLGEYMEIADILSEQLELPSIRVNDFESVRGMYDAIFLVRGLINGYEIQVLNGRDLGPYGPFVSVGDVAYTKPRVIKLE; encoded by the coding sequence ATGGGCATAGTGGTGTTAACATCATCACGTAATGCCGGTACTAGAATGAGGCAGTTTCTCAACGAGCTAGAGGTGGTGATACCCAATGCCGTCAAGGTTAATAGGGGCAGGCTATCAATCGTGGAGGTTGCGGGCAGGGCGTTTAGCCTAGGCGCTGATAAGATACTGTACATTGGTTCGAGGGGTGGCAACCCAGGTTTTATACGTTTTTTGAGAATTAGGAATGGATTAATTGAGGTAATGCCATACTTCATAAAAATACTGGGTGTAAAGCTTCTGGTGGATATGCCTGTGGGCGTGAAGAGCGTGAGGAAGGCGCAGAGCGGCATTATTGTCTCCCTAGGCGAGTACATGGAGATTGCGGATATACTTAGTGAACAACTTGAGTTGCCGAGTATTAGGGTGAATGATTTTGAGAGCGTTAGGGGTATGTATGATGCTATTTTCCTGGTGCGTGGGTTAATAAACGGTTATGAGATCCAGGTACTTAATGGTAGGGATTTGGGCCCCTATGGGCCTTTTGTTAGTGTGGGTGATGTCGCTTATACGAAGCCTAGGGTGATTAAGCTTGAGTGA
- a CDS encoding 50S ribosomal protein L37ae, giving the protein MPFSHTKIVGPTGRYGARYGMGIRKKVLQIEVKQKGRHRCPRCKSLVKMERIAFGIWKCPKCGYTFAGGAWAPQTIMGKTLATETAAKQGTRVGTRL; this is encoded by the coding sequence ATGCCATTTAGCCATACGAAGATTGTAGGACCCACTGGAAGGTATGGGGCAAGGTATGGAATGGGCATTAGGAAGAAGGTGCTTCAAATAGAGGTTAAGCAAAAGGGTAGACATAGATGCCCAAGGTGTAAGTCCCTAGTTAAGATGGAGAGGATTGCCTTCGGCATATGGAAGTGCCCCAAGTGTGGCTATACCTTCGCTGGTGGCGCCTGGGCTCCGCAGACGATAATGGGTAAAACACTGGCCACAGAGACCGCGGCTAAGCAGGGTACTAGGGTAGGTACTAGGTTGTAA
- a CDS encoding DUF2848 family protein, producing MHRLNVTIELKNGNERDIEIAVSDLVIFVWTGRNTDIIKKEVEELSRIGISGPKNIPEIYVLQPYLVTTSNYIRRVSDLHSGEVEYVLLVKNEDEIYVTVGSDHTDREAERCSVLAGKHMYPKIVARRAWPLRDIKDHWDELVLRSWILEDDKKTLYQEGTTKFLLTPEKLVDLIREVVPDLKNVVVFSGTIPTIKGQIKPSGYFEIELHDPVLNRSINHYYWIE from the coding sequence ATGCATAGACTTAATGTAACAATTGAACTCAAGAATGGTAATGAAAGAGATATTGAAATAGCCGTTAGCGACCTAGTAATATTCGTATGGACGGGGAGGAACACGGACATCATTAAGAAGGAAGTTGAGGAACTAAGCAGGATAGGCATTAGCGGCCCTAAGAACATACCGGAAATATACGTATTACAGCCATACCTAGTCACAACAAGTAACTACATTAGGAGGGTTAGCGACCTACACAGCGGCGAGGTTGAATATGTACTGCTGGTTAAGAATGAGGATGAGATCTACGTAACTGTCGGAAGTGACCACACTGACAGGGAGGCCGAGAGATGCAGTGTACTTGCCGGTAAGCACATGTACCCCAAAATAGTCGCTAGAAGAGCGTGGCCGCTCAGGGATATTAAGGATCACTGGGATGAATTGGTACTGAGGAGCTGGATACTTGAGGATGATAAGAAGACGCTTTACCAGGAGGGAACAACGAAGTTCCTACTTACCCCCGAGAAGCTTGTTGACTTGATACGAGAGGTTGTGCCGGATTTAAAGAACGTGGTTGTTTTCTCAGGAACAATACCAACAATAAAGGGACAAATAAAGCCCAGTGGTTACTTCGAGATTGAACTGCACGATCCCGTACTCAACAGATCAATCAATCATTATTACTGGATTGAATAA
- a CDS encoding ATP-binding protein, translating into MRAGVIIKAQSPRAFWFRVFDNAENQVNVGTFVTLENYESKADGPILARVTRVIRHNYLVDDRVIAQLGSEDVINTFRDYGIDIQYIAQSTLARASIIGYRVGTRFSKPLKPPKPMDFVYLPTEPELGRMLRLSGDGVRLVIGNIRSLTIPAELDANKLVSHHCAILAATGGGKSWLAGVIIEELALRAEIPIIIIDPHGEYSAMQVPRSSTENAKYVSNLVRVYVPGKVDTTNLDEYFRNKYGVERRYARFGINPRSLSLRLMEGLLNHYYGLTDAQRRILEEAWQYMSISNNELTSMEEFLSDLEKNGGRVVRGYGNELALSTLMTKVRMLVENRPFFITRPGEFYGNEPIRLLEIKELMEYGIHVLDLSGLDLIDQQALVALVLNKVFTTSATRRNKPVFIVVEEAHNYAPSVGSSLSTSTLVKIAREGRKFGVGLCIISQRPSKVHPDVLSQCLTQVFKRIINPIDLKYVRNIVEFISDEDLWEVRVLNEDDALVTGLAVPMPLPIKVRDRLTEHGGVTPTLTPRGNITV; encoded by the coding sequence GTGAGGGCTGGCGTCATCATTAAGGCACAGAGCCCCAGGGCATTTTGGTTCAGGGTATTTGATAACGCGGAGAATCAGGTTAATGTGGGTACTTTCGTAACCCTGGAGAATTATGAAAGTAAGGCAGATGGCCCAATACTTGCCAGGGTAACCAGGGTTATTAGGCATAATTACCTGGTGGATGATAGGGTCATTGCCCAGTTGGGTAGTGAGGATGTGATAAACACCTTTAGGGACTACGGTATTGATATTCAGTATATAGCTCAGTCAACACTGGCCAGGGCATCGATAATTGGTTACAGGGTTGGCACGCGTTTCTCCAAGCCCCTCAAGCCTCCCAAGCCCATGGACTTCGTTTACCTACCAACTGAGCCCGAGTTAGGCAGGATGCTTAGGCTTAGTGGTGATGGTGTTAGGCTGGTAATTGGTAATATTAGGTCATTAACAATACCGGCGGAACTAGATGCTAATAAATTGGTGTCGCACCACTGCGCAATACTGGCTGCAACCGGTGGTGGTAAGTCCTGGCTTGCGGGGGTCATTATTGAGGAGTTAGCATTAAGGGCCGAGATCCCAATAATAATTATTGATCCTCATGGGGAATACTCGGCAATGCAGGTTCCCAGGTCATCAACCGAGAATGCGAAATATGTGTCTAACTTGGTTAGGGTTTATGTGCCGGGCAAGGTTGACACCACCAACCTAGATGAGTACTTTAGGAACAAGTATGGTGTTGAGAGGAGGTATGCCAGGTTCGGTATTAACCCCAGGTCGCTGTCGCTAAGGCTCATGGAGGGATTATTGAATCACTATTATGGCTTAACTGACGCCCAAAGGAGGATCCTAGAGGAGGCTTGGCAATACATGAGCATAAGCAATAATGAGTTAACAAGCATGGAGGAGTTCCTAAGCGACCTGGAGAAGAATGGCGGTAGGGTCGTCAGGGGCTACGGAAATGAATTAGCTCTATCCACATTAATGACTAAGGTCAGGATGTTAGTGGAGAATAGGCCATTTTTCATAACCAGGCCCGGGGAGTTCTATGGTAATGAACCGATAAGGCTACTGGAAATCAAGGAACTCATGGAATATGGAATACACGTACTCGACTTAAGTGGTTTAGACCTAATAGACCAACAGGCCCTAGTGGCCTTGGTGTTGAATAAGGTATTTACCACATCAGCCACAAGGAGGAATAAGCCTGTCTTCATTGTAGTTGAGGAAGCCCATAACTACGCGCCGTCCGTCGGATCATCACTGAGCACATCGACATTAGTAAAGATCGCCAGAGAGGGCCGCAAGTTTGGCGTCGGTCTCTGCATAATCAGTCAAAGACCATCCAAGGTCCACCCTGACGTCCTTAGCCAATGCTTAACCCAGGTCTTCAAGAGAATAATAAACCCCATCGATCTCAAATACGTTAGGAACATTGTGGAGTTCATCTCCGATGAAGACCTATGGGAAGTTAGAGTACTCAATGAGGATGATGCCTTGGTAACTGGATTGGCTGTCCCAATGCCATTACCCATTAAGGTGAGGGATAGGTTAACGGAACATGGCGGTGTGACACCTACGCTTACGCCGAGGGGTAATATTACGGTGTAA
- the cyoE gene encoding heme o synthase, translated as MAVKDYVVLMKPRVIWLLVLAAVAGYIFATAPRVNATRAVELALVGFLSTGGSAVFNMYYERGIDAQMTRTRSRPIPAGRVKPGNAFIEAIALSILGFILSYVWLGLLPMIFVILGWFFYAIAYTVFLKCRSWANILIGGVAGNAALLAGWTVVRPLDLEALLLSMAIYLWIPAHIWSLVIRAKDDYSRTCIRMLPLEINEDKAMILVAALNIFSNIYMLFLYLYMLSNIIGLVILLITVAWSSYYSVKAIIKPNREIFWQMFKSSSPVLTVFLIIGMVLSIIK; from the coding sequence GTGGCGGTTAAGGACTACGTGGTATTGATGAAACCAAGGGTCATTTGGTTGCTTGTACTTGCTGCAGTAGCTGGCTACATCTTTGCTACCGCACCCAGGGTAAACGCTACACGTGCAGTAGAACTGGCGCTTGTTGGGTTCCTGAGTACCGGTGGTTCAGCAGTATTTAACATGTATTACGAGAGAGGTATAGACGCTCAAATGACAAGGACGAGGAGTAGACCAATACCTGCAGGCCGTGTAAAGCCAGGTAATGCTTTCATTGAGGCCATTGCTCTATCAATCCTTGGTTTCATCCTATCCTATGTATGGCTTGGTTTATTACCAATGATCTTCGTAATACTTGGCTGGTTCTTCTACGCAATTGCATATACAGTGTTCCTGAAGTGTAGGAGTTGGGCTAATATACTCATTGGCGGTGTGGCAGGTAATGCTGCATTACTGGCTGGGTGGACTGTAGTTAGGCCCCTGGACCTCGAGGCGCTCCTGCTATCCATGGCCATCTACCTATGGATACCTGCGCATATCTGGAGCCTGGTTATTAGGGCTAAGGATGATTATTCAAGGACTTGCATTAGGATGCTGCCCCTTGAGATAAACGAGGATAAAGCAATGATCCTTGTTGCAGCATTAAACATATTCTCGAACATATACATGTTATTCCTGTACTTATACATGCTCAGTAACATAATTGGCTTGGTAATTCTGCTCATCACAGTAGCCTGGAGTAGCTATTACAGTGTTAAGGCAATAATCAAACCAAACAGGGAAATATTCTGGCAAATGTTTAAGTCAAGCTCACCAGTATTAACCGTTTTCCTAATAATAGGCATGGTATTATCAATAATTAAGTGA
- a CDS encoding DUF981 family protein produces the protein MAGLFMDTLDIWLMTLGITLITAAYGVFMIFVRRPRIATDGSRAETIERTQGATVCININKCLSLFFISVGIYALATGLWATMTWPLPSSYNLVFSDAWPIFGLVSLMLGLAMYIGADLRYLALPIALFSIPVIVYGIDILVHGLTTEPLFASAMYLFLGIAMLISPGAMLPRGNVSRYVGVLVMVLLILSGILAFFIGISATFEHTLIWAKWAPWYGVG, from the coding sequence ATGGCGGGTCTCTTTATGGATACACTGGACATCTGGCTAATGACACTTGGAATAACACTAATAACCGCCGCATACGGCGTCTTTATGATTTTCGTTAGGAGACCTAGAATAGCCACTGATGGATCTAGGGCAGAGACTATTGAGAGGACTCAAGGGGCCACTGTATGCATTAATATAAATAAGTGCCTAAGCCTATTTTTCATTAGCGTTGGGATCTACGCGCTGGCCACTGGTCTTTGGGCCACAATGACTTGGCCACTTCCAAGTTCGTATAACCTGGTCTTTTCCGATGCATGGCCGATATTTGGCCTAGTATCATTAATGCTTGGTTTGGCCATGTACATTGGTGCTGACTTGAGGTACTTAGCACTACCCATTGCGTTGTTTAGCATTCCTGTTATTGTTTATGGCATCGATATACTGGTGCATGGGCTAACTACGGAACCCCTATTCGCGAGCGCCATGTACCTATTCCTAGGGATAGCCATGCTAATAAGCCCAGGAGCCATGCTGCCAAGGGGTAATGTAAGTAGGTACGTTGGTGTCCTAGTGATGGTGTTACTAATCCTCTCTGGGATTTTGGCATTCTTCATAGGCATAAGCGCCACATTTGAACACACTTTGATTTGGGCTAAGTGGGCTCCCTGGTATGGCGTAGGTTAA